The window TCGTGAGTGGATGATGGACATGGGCAGGGTGATGGTGGCATCACCATCAGGCAGTCAATCCATTGTTTCTATTTTTAACTATGACTCCATGTCTCCCGCAGATCCTGAGCTGGACGTGACTGGTCAGCCCATTCCGAAATCTCACAAGGCGCTGTGGCCTCAGGAGCCAGCTCCCTCGCCCCTGGCCATGTTGCCCATGGACTTCAAGATAAGCCCGGGCAGCCGCAGCCTGGCGCTGCCCTCTCCAGGCACCCTTTCCGCCTCCACCATCGTCGCCACGGGCCCGAGCCCCAGGACGGGAACCAAGCCGAGGAGGAGAAACGACCCGGGGGCCTCTGTGGAGGAAGAAGGCGAGAGCGCAGCATCCCAAAACCTGGATTCCAGAAGAAGTACACTGGTAGGAGGCAGGCTCGTTCAACCCAGCAGCACCGACCACATGGAAGGCAGTGGGACAGCTTGGCCAAACATTGAATAGCGGGGCCCGGGTCTGAGATAACACGCatattggtggtgtggtaaatagcgaggaggaaagccttaagtTACTGGAGGatatggggtagcacagtggttagcactgctgcctcccagcgccagggacccgggttcaattccagcctcgggtcactgtctgtgtggagtttgcacattctccccgtgtccgcgtgggtttcctccgggtgctccggtttcctcccacacttcaaagatgtgcagattagctggattggccatgctaaattgccctttagtgtccaaagatgtgtaggttcggtgggttggccatgctaaattgccctttagtgtccaaagatgtgtaggttacgtgggttggccatgctaaattgccccttagtgtccaaagatatgtaggttaggtgggttggccatgctaaattgccccttagtgtccaaagatgtgtaggttcggtggattggccatgctaaattgccccttagtgtccaaagatgtgcaagttaggtggattggccgtgctaaattgccccttagtgtccaaagatgtgtaggttcggtggattggccatgctaaattgccccttggtgtccaaagaggtacagattaggggattggccatgctaaattgtcccttcgtgcaggttagggggtttcgcaaggtaaatgcatggagttacggggataacaTGCTGTAACGGACAGTcaaagcagattcgatgggccaagtggctaaAATACTTAACACAGAAATTGTTCGATTCAACAACAGTCTGCATTGCTCTAGCCCCTTGAGCACAGTAAAAGGCACTGGCAGGAGTGTAAATCAGACAGAATTTGACCCTGCTACCCAGGAGAAGATAgcaggggcagagtgagagagagaattatCAGGACTTAGAgagggagtaggcaattcagcccctggagcctgctcagCTATTTAATACATCAtcgctgatctcatctcagcctcaactccactttcctgcctgttctccatagcccttcaaactgaACTAAAAATCTGCCCACCTCTTCCTTTAATAGTCCCGGCATCCACAACGTTCGagagcagtgaattccacagactcgccaccctttgagagaaggaacttctcctcgtctcagttttaaatctgtcaatccttatcctaaaactatgacctctggttctaaattccctacaagaggaaacatcctctccacctctcccctatCAATTCCCCATATCAtcctgtacacctcaattagatctcctcaccttcttctaaactccagggagtataggtctaatctgcccaatctctcttcagaatGTAAACTCCTCTTCTCTGAAGAGAGAGACAAATGTTGagggccccccaggcagctgaaggcacggccgccaatggtggagtgatgggaatcggggggatgCTCGGGGGAGAGGCTGGAGGGACGCAGAGATCTCGAAGGGATGCAGAGGATTACAGACATAGGGggagttgtagggactggaggaggttacagagatagggttgtagggactggaggaggttacagagatagggagggttgtaggggctggagggggttacagagatagggagggttgtagggactggagggggttacagagatagggagggttgtagggactggagggggttacagagatagggagggttgtagggactggagggggttacagagctagggagggttgtaggggctggaggaggttacagacacagggagggttGTACAacctggagaagattacagaggtaGCGAGGGttgtagaggaggttacagagatagggagggttgtagggactggaggcagTTACAGAGGTAGCGAGGGTTGtagaggagttacagagatagggagggttgtagggactggaggcagttacagaggtagggagggttgtggggactggaggaggttacagagatagggaggtttgtaggggctggaggaggttacagaggtagggagggttgtggggactggaggaggttacagagatagggaggtttgtaggggctggaggaggttacagagatagggagggttgtggggctggaggaggttacacagatagggagggttgtaggggctggaggaggttacagagatagagagggttgtaggggctggaggaggttacagagatagagagggttgtaggggctggaggaggttacagagacagggagggttgttggggctggaggaggtgacaggggtagggagggttgtggggctggaggaggttacagagatagggagggttgtaagacctggaggaggttacaggggtagggagaCAACGGAGGGATTTGCACCTGAGGATGCTGCTTTTAAAtggtctgggtgtcagtgtgcaacAGGAATGTTGGTGTCCGGAgatggagggggtgcgggggttgaggggggtgcaCGGTGGTGATGCTTCCACCAAGGATGAGTCATGGCAGTGGCAGAGACTGGCGTAAATGTCAGGATGTgacgggtggggggtgagggcaggctGGTGTGTGGGGGCAGAAAGGCCAGCATGGAgcagaggggctgagtggcctttggCTGGCACTCGATTCTTCAATTGCTGTATCTGGGGAACAAGGCTTTTTCCCCACGCTGGGGCGATGAACGCTGTTCAAGAGGGAGGGGAGCGCGGGAACGGGTTTGGGGCAAGAGGCATCGATGGAAGTGTTGGTAAAAGAAGAGGGCACCACagaagtggggttgggggggcgggggggtgccaaAACCGACACGGGGATGTGAATGACTCAccgtccctcctcctcctcctggtacAGGGCAGTGAGCTGGCCAGGGATGCCTCCAGTTCGGTTTCCAGCGGAGCCGGCAGCAAGGTGAGACTGAGCAGCGATGAGGAGGTTGAGACCACAGTCGACAGGCATCGCAAGGGCAGGCAGCGGTGCCCAGAATCAGCCCGCCCGGTGCCAATCACGCTGGTGAGTCTGAGTCCGGGGGAGGAGATGTGTGGGAGGGGgcgtgccggggggggggggggggggggcgctatgCTGGTCTATTGGAGGGCACCCACCCAGGACTCGCCGTCCCAGCCGCCGGAGAATCAGCAGCCGGCTGCTAGTCAAGTAGCCCTGAACAGTGGGCGATCCAGTGGTGCCCGCGACCCAACACTGCAGACCAGGTCAGAGATATATGCATGAAAAGCGGGAGGGCGGGGCTGAGGGGTGGAACTTCGTTGTGTTTGATCGTTGACGTAAAATTGGGCGCCATGGCTCCAAGCTGCCTCCAGCCAACCCCACAGCAACCAAATGCTGGTCTTTGCTGCAGTTTACACAGCAACAAACCGAGGACAGTGGCTGAGGAACTACAgacactccacacccctcactgtaacactctaatatatcccacacccctcactgtaccactctgatataccccacacccctcactgtaacactctgctatgTCCCATACCACTCACTGtaccactctgatataccccacacccctcactgtaacactctgctatgTCCCATACCACTCACTGTACCACTCTgagatatcccacacccctcattgtaacactctaatatatcccacacccctcactgtaacactctgatatatcccacacccctcactgtaacactctgatataccccacacccctcactgtaacactgatataccccacacccctcactgtaacactgtgatatatcccacacccctcactgtaacactctgatatatcccacacccctcactgtaacactctgatataccccacacccctcactgtaacactgatataccccacacccctcactgtaacactctgatataccccacacccctcactgtaacactctgatatatcccacacccctcactgtaacactctgatataccccacacccctcactgtaacactctgatataccccacacccctcactgtaacactgatatatcccacacccctcactgtaacactctgatataccccacacccctcactgtaacactctgatataccccacacccctcactgtaacactctgatataccccacacccctcactgtaacattctgatataccccacagccctcactgtaacactgtgatatatcccacagccctcactgtaacactctgatatatcccacacccctcactgtaacactctgatatatcccacacccctcactgtaacactctgatataccccacacccctcactgtaacactctgatataccccacacccctcactgtaacactctgatataccccacacccctcactgtaacactctgatataccccacacccctcactgtaacactctgatataccccacacccctcactgtaacactctgatataccccacacccctcactgtaacactctgatataccccacacccctcactgtaactctctgatatacccgacacccctcactgtaactctctgatatatcccacacccctcactgtaacattaatATAAAAGACTAGTTCCCAGTTGTTGCTTTCGTTGATCTGCCCATGCGTTGTGTGTCATTGTGCAGTTGATCGATCTTTTTTCTTTCCAGGGAGTGCTGCATGCCGTCACCCCACTGAAGTGGTGCCCACACTTGGAGGTGATCCGACCCTTGCCCCCGGTTGGTTTGAATGTGAAGGAAAGCTGCCACGAATGTGGCAGTGATAGCGAGAACTGGGTCTGCCTAACCTGTTACAAGGTTCGAAACAGCCTCCTGATATATTAATGCCACCCACCCTGATACAGAGGATCCTATTGCacagcagcactgaccctcccacagtgcggcgctccctcagcactgaccctcccacagtgcggcactccctcggcactgaccctcccacagtgcggcgctccctcagcactgaccctcccacagtgcggcgctccctcagcactgaccctcccacagtgcggcgctccctcagcactgaccctcccacagtgcggcactccctcggcactgaccctcccacagtgcggcgctcccttggcactgaccctcccacagcgcggcgctccctcggcactgaccctcccacagtgcggcgctccctcggcactgaccctcccacagtgcggcgctccctcggcactgaccctcccacagtgcggcgctccctcggcactgaccctcccacagtgcggcgctccctcggcactgaccctcccacagtgcggcgctccctcggcactgaccctcccacagtgcggcgctccctcggcactgaccctcccacagtgcggcgctccctcagcactgaccttcccacagtgcggcgctccctcagcactgaccctcccacagtgtggcgctccctcagcactgaccctggcacagtgcggcactccctcggcactgaccctcccacagtgtggcgctccctcagcactgaccttcccacagtgcggcgctccctcagcactgaccctcccacagtgcggtgctccctcggcactgaccctcccacagtgcggcactccctcagcactgaccttcccacagtgcagcgctccctcaacactgaccctcctacagtgcggcgctccttcagcactgaccctccgacagtgcggcgctccctcagcactgaccctcccacagtgcggcgctccctcaacactgaccctcccacagtgcggcgctccctcagcacagaccctccccgcagtgcggcgctccctcagcactgaccctcccacagtgcagcgctccctcagcactgaccctcccacagtgcggcgctccctcagcactgaccccccaacagtgtggcgctccctcagcactgaccctccgacagtgcggcgctccctcagcactgaccctcccacagtgcggcgctccctcagcattgaccccccaacagtgtggcgctccctcagcactgaccctccgacagttcgGCGCTacctcatcactgaccccccccccccccccaagagttcggcgctccctcagcactgaccctccgacactgcACTGCTCCctgaacactgaccctcccacaatgtggcgctccctcagcactgaccctcccacagtgcggtgctccctcagcactgaccctccgacaatgtggcgctccgtcagcactgaccctccgacagtgcagcgctccctgagcactgaccctccggcagtgcggcgctcccccaacactgaccctctgacagtgctgagctcagcactgaccctccgacaatgcggtgctccttcagcactgaccctctgacagtgtgacgctcactcgcactgaccctccgacagtacggcctccctcagcactgaccctccggcaATGATTCCTGACTCTGTGGGAACATTGTGCCTCGGGACATTTTGCCTTAGCTGACGTGCTTGCCATGTCACGATCGTTATTGATTGAGTTTacttcagaacataagaacaagtaggccatctggcccctcgagcctgccccgccattcaataagatcatggctgatcttttcatggactcagctccacttaccgcccgctcaccataacccttaattcctttactgttcaaaaatttatctatccttgccttaaaaacattcattgaggtagcctcaactgcttcactgggcagggaattccacagattcacaaccctttgtgtgacgaagttcctcctcaactcagtcctaattctgcttccccttattttgaggccatgccctctagttctagtttcacctgccagtggaaacaacttccctgcttctatcttatctattcccttcataatcttatatgtttctataagatctcccctcattcttctaaattccaatgagtatagccccagtctactcagtctctcctcataagccaatcctctcaactctggaatcaacctcatgaatctcctctgcaccccctccagtgccagtatatcctttctcaagtaaggagaccaaaactgtacacagtactccaggtgtggcctcaccagcaccttatacagctgcaacataacctcgctgtttttaaactccatccctctcgcaatgaaggacaaaattccatttgccttcttaattacctgctgcaactgcaaaccaactccttaagattcctgcacaaggacacccaggtccctctgtacagcagcatgctgctaaacaatagtccattttgctgttattcctaccaaaatggatgacgtcccatttaccaacattgtgctccatctgccagaccctcgcccactcactccgactatctatatccctttgcagactttcagcgtcctctgcacactttgccctgccactcatcttggtgtcatctgcgaattttgacacaccacaCTTGCATTATTTCGGCGTGAACTTTTCCTGGATATTTGGCTGTATCTCACTGCCTTTCTTTGGCAGGTGTACTGTGGGCGCTATGTGAACGAACACATGATGATTCATGGACTCGAAAACGACCACTTCATGGTGCTGAGTTACGCTGACCTCTCCGTCTGGTGCTACGGTTGTGATTCCTACGTTCACAACGAGGTAACAAATGCTGCATTTCTGCTCCATGACCCCTCGCTTCATTCACCcttccctccaggataacctcCTCCATTATACCCAGCACTTCTCCCTTGGCACCTTCCCATGTATgtcaatcgcagaaggtgtaacacccgcccctttacctcttccatgctgaccatccagggtccaaaacactcattccaggttcagcagcgtttcacttgtacctctttcaatttggtctattacaTTCACTGCTCCCATTGCGGTCTCCtcgatatcggagagaccaaatgtagactgggtgatcgctttgctgagcaccttcggtctgtgcgcaatcaggaccctgaccttcctgttgctgccattttaacccacgatcctgctcccatgcccacatgtctgtccttgacctgctgcaatgttccaatgaagctcaacccaaactggaggaacagcacctcatcttccggctcggcacttcacagccttccggtctcaacatcgaactcAATAACTTCTCATGATTAAGCTCTACCCCActtcaacccctttgttttcatttcatttaatttttaaactgttctctaccttttatttctttgtttttcttcccccccactctttccttaccattcacacactttattctctctatgggctgccattagcagccttttcccctggtttccgtggctatgactcatctttcattcccgcaccctgcagtataaatatctcccactttctctgccttttagctttgacaaagggtcacctggactcgaaacgtcagctcttttctctccttacagacgctgccagacctgctgagattttccagcattttcccttttggcttcagattccagcatccgcaggaatttgcttttcctcacttcacccTTTCCCTCTGCCCATCCCCCACCATCAGCATCCAGCTCAccgcaccatccctgcagccaacagtacacagtattccgagcaggacagggagaccggaactgtgcacagtattccaagtgggatacaGAGACCCGAACTGTGCACTGTATTccgagtgggatagggagaccggaaccgtgcacagtattccaagtgggatagggagaccggaactgtgcacagtattccgaatgggatagggaggccggaactgtgcaccGTATTCCGAGTGGGATAGGGAgattggaactgtgcacagtattccaagtgggatagggagaccggaactgtgcacagtattccgagtGAGATACACAGACTGGAACTTTACCCAGTATTCCAAGCGGGACACGGAGACCGgaattgtgcacagtattccaggtgccgCATTTTGACCATGTTACAAGATGTCTGTCTTTTCTTTCCAGGTGCTGCTCCCGGCCAAGTCAGAAGCACACCGGCAGAAATTTGGAGTAGAATTACCCACTGGAGCCTGATGTCCATAAGGCTCAGCAAGCAGGCTTCCTGAaatcatcaccccctccccacacaaccAGCCACCAACACCCCACACTGctgacacactcagtctctctctcttgtctctctctccctccaccccctctctctctctctctcccccccctctctctctccccctctctgtctctgtctccccatctctgtctctctctgcctctctccccctctctgtctctctccccctctctgtctctctcccccctctctgtctctctcccccttctctgtctctctcccccctctctgtctctctcccccctctctgtctctctcccccctctctgtctctctcccccctctctgtctctctcccccctctctgtctctctcccccctctctgtctctctcccccctctctgtctctctcccccctctctgtctctctcccccctctctgtctctctccccctctctgtctctctcccccctctctgtctctctcccccctctctgtctctctcccccctctctgtctctctcccccctctctgtctctctcccccctctctgtctctctcccccctctctgtctctccctctctgtctctctcccccctctctgtctctccccccctctctgtctctcccccctctctgtctctcccccctctctgtctctccccccctctctgtctattctcccctcccctctctgtctctctctcgctccccctctctgtctctctcccctctctgtctctctccccctctctgtctctctcccctctctgtctctctccccctctctgtctctctccctctctgtctctctccccctctctgtctctctcccctctctgtctctctccccctctctgtctctctccccctctctgtctctctcccctctctgtctctctccccctctcggtctctcttccccctctctgtctacctctcaccctctctgtctacctctcaccctctctgtctacctctcaccctctctctctctctccccctctctgtttctctctcccctctatgtctctctctcccctctctgtctctctctcctccccctctctgtctctctgcctctctctctccttcatctctctctctccgtctctctctatctatctctccctctgtctctctctctctctctgttgtgatGTTCCATCGGAAGGTTAATGGATTGGAGCCGCTCCATTCTCACTCgagatgagcaggagtaggctcagTGAGTGATGTGCCTCGTTCAAACCAACCAGCCAGTGTGTGCAGCTCACTCTGGGCCCGGGGAGGGGGACTGTCTGCAGAAGCAGGTCACCGTCAGCAAGAGCAGCGGCTTGCTGCCGTGAAGAGAGCCACTTGTGGAGAACTCAAATAAAAACACTTCCTCTCAATCCTACCTGTGATCGCAGACATTCATCTCCCCTGGGCCTGGGGGCGGGAGTGGAGTGATGGGGGGGttactgggggggagggaggggagtgagtgggggttactgtggggtggggggagtgaggaggtgtcactgggtgggagggagaggggttcactgggaaagggaagggagtgagggggatcactGGGGGATGGGTGCGGAGTGAGCGGGAGGTCACGGGAaggaggggaatgagggagagggtggggtgggttaGGAGAGGGGGTGTcattgggtgggggaggtgggttgggGAGCAGGTATGGGATAAGGAGCTGCTCCTGTGTGAGGGTTGGCGGAGG is drawn from Mustelus asterias unplaced genomic scaffold, sMusAst1.hap1.1 HAP1_SCAFFOLD_3565, whole genome shotgun sequence and contains these coding sequences:
- the LOC144490663 gene encoding protein deacetylase HDAC6-like isoform X1 — protein: MAMCTRTLLGDTPPYLQQGRPLSPSAAESISNVILIHHKYWSCLRLLAPELELQNQSKGRMWAQQPAPSTTPIPEARVQVSQSRRTSMWLQQQIPMVNIVEADPQVSQSRRASAWSQQQISFQFTEPDLDNQATESQRGSLWQQEPQSVADEDFNAESLKRKVSLWPQQLPPVQNPELDVTGQPIPKSHKALWPQEPAPSPLAMLPMDFKISPGSRSLALPSPGTLSASTIVATGPSPRTGTKPRRRNDPGASVEEEGESAASQNLDSRRSTLGSELARDASSSVSSGAGSKVRLSSDEEVETTVDRHRKGRQRCPESARPVPITLGVLHAVTPLKWCPHLEVIRPLPPVGLNVKESCHECGSDSENWVCLTCYKVYCGRYVNEHMMIHGLENDHFMVLSYADLSVWCYGCDSYVHNEVLLPAKSEAHRQKFGVELPTGA
- the LOC144490663 gene encoding protein deacetylase HDAC6-like isoform X2, with the protein product MAMCTRTLLGDTPPYLQQGRPLSPSAAESISNVILIHHKYWSCLRLLAPELELQNQSKGRMWAQQPAPSTTPIPEARVQVSQSRRTSMWLQQQIPMVNIVEADPQVSQSRRASAWSQQQISFQFTEPDLDNQATESQRGSLWQQEPQSVDPELDVTGQPIPKSHKALWPQEPAPSPLAMLPMDFKISPGSRSLALPSPGTLSASTIVATGPSPRTGTKPRRRNDPGASVEEEGESAASQNLDSRRSTLGSELARDASSSVSSGAGSKVRLSSDEEVETTVDRHRKGRQRCPESARPVPITLGVLHAVTPLKWCPHLEVIRPLPPVGLNVKESCHECGSDSENWVCLTCYKVYCGRYVNEHMMIHGLENDHFMVLSYADLSVWCYGCDSYVHNEVLLPAKSEAHRQKFGVELPTGA